The following is a genomic window from Stenotrophomonas maltophilia.
AACCACAAGACCGTGTGGCAGCGCATCGCCATCGTCGCCGCCGGACCGCTCGCCAACCTGCTGCTGTGCATCCTGCTGCTGTGGGCGATGTTCGTGATCGGCAAACAGGATTACTCCCCCACCATCGGCCGCACCAGCGGCATTGCCGCCACGGCCGGCCTGGTCAGTGGCGATCGCGTGCTGCGCGTGGACGACCGCCAGGTGGTCACCCTGGGCGAGGCCAGCATGGCGCTGACCGCTGCAGCGATGGACCGCCGCGATGTGAAGCTGGAAGTGCTCGATGCCGCCGACCAGGTGCGCGTGCGCACGCTGCCGCTGTCGCAGCTGCCGACGGGCTTCGATGAAAGACGGGTGCCGATCCTGGCCGGCCTGTACTGGCAATCGTGGCTGCAGCCGGCCCTGGTCGATTCACTCACGCCCGATTCGGTGGTGAGCGGGCTGCTGCAGCCCGGCGACCTGATCGTGGCGATCGACGGCCAGCGCATCGACAGCGTCGACCAGGTGATCGGCGAGATCCAGGCCCTCGGCCGCGCCGGCGGCCCGGGCATGATCGAAGTCCTGCGCGGCGGTGAGCGGCTGGCGCTGGAGGTCACCCCGCGCCAGGGCAAGGACGGCAAGGGCAACCCGGTCTGGCAGATCGGCGTCGGCTTCCCCACCTCCTACAGCCCGGCCTACGACACCCTGCTGCGCTATGGCCCGCTGGACGCGGTGACCGTGGCCGTGCGCGAAACCGGCCGCCTGGCGGCCGACTCGCTGGGCATGATGGGCCGCATCGTCACCGGCAAAGCCTCGCTGCAGAACGTTTCCGGGCCGGTCACCATCGCCCGGGTGGCCAATGTATCGGCCAAGCGCGGCCTGGACTGGTTCCTGCAGTTCCTGGCCCTGCTGTCGCTCAGCCTGTGCATCATCAACCTGCTGCCGATCCCGATCTTGGACGGCGGCCACCTGCTGTATTACCTTATCGAGTTGGTCAAGGGCAGCCCGCTGAGCGAGCGTGCCATCGCCGCCGGCCAATACATCGGCCTGGCGTTGCTGGCCGGGCTGATGGGGTTGGCGTTCTACAACGACATCCTCGGCCTGGTCCCGCGATGAACTTTTCCACGTTGTTGCCGTCTACAGCGTCGGCATCCCGCACCAATGAAATCGACCTTCCTACCGGACGTGACATGACGCGACTCCCCAATCGCCGCCTGCTGGCCCTCGCCCTCGCCGCCGTCACCGGCGCTCCCGCCCTGGCCCAGGCAGCCGAGCCCTTCACTGTCAGCGACATCCGCGTCGATGGCCTGCAGCGCATCAGCTCGGGCACGGTGTTCACCTACCTGCCGGTGGAACGTGGCGAGACGGTCACCGACAGCAAGGTCGGCGAGACCATCCGCGCCCTGTACAAGACCGGCTTCTTCGAAGACGTGCAGCTGGACCGCCAGGGCACCATCCTGGTGGTGACCGTCAAGGAACGCCCGGCGATCAACAAGCTGACCGTGACCGGCAACAAGGACATCAAGTCCGACCAGCTGCTCAAGGGCCTGTCCGACATCGGCCTGACCGAAGGCGGCACCTTCGACCGCCTGAGCCTGGACCGCGTGACCCAGGAACTGCGCCGCCAGTACAACGACCGCGGCAAGTACAACGTTGAGATCACCCCGACGGTGAGCCCGCTGGACCGCAACCGCGTGGACATCGCCATCGCCATCAAGGAAGGCAAGGCGGCCAAGATCCGCCATGTCAACCTGGTCGGTACCGAAAAGTACGAGAGCAAGGACATCCTGGAGACCTGGGAATCGAAGGAGCACAACTGGGCCTCGTGGTACCGCCGCGATGACCAGTACTCCAAGGAAAAGCTGTCCGGCGACCTGGAAAAGCTCAACTCCTGGTACCTGGACCGCGGCTATGTCGACTTCAGCATCGATTCGACCCAGGTCTCGATCAGCCCCGACAAGCGCGACATGTTCCTCACCGCCGGCGTGACCGAGGGTGCGCAGTACAAGATCTCCGAGATCAAGGTCAGCGGCGACACCATCCTCCCGCAGGAGGACGTCGAGCGCATGGTGATCCAGAAGTCCGGCGACACGTTCTCGCGTGCCCTGCTGGAATTCAGCTCGGACACCATCACCAACTCGCTGTCCAACATCGGCTACGCGTTCGCCAAGGTGAACCCGATCCCGACCACCAACCGTGCCGAGCAGACGGTGGCCATCAACATGCAGGTCGTGCCCGGCCCGCGCGTGTCGGTGCGCCGCATCCTGTTCCGTGGCAACACCCGCACCTCCGACGAAGTGATGCGTCGCGAAATGCGCCAGTTCGAGAACAGCTGGTACTCGCAGGCCGCGATCGACCGTTCCAAGATCCGCCTGCAGCGCCTGGGTTACTTCGAGTCGGTCGAGGTCGAGACCCCGGCCGTCAGCGGCAGCAACGACCAGGTCGACGTAGTCTACAACGTCAAGGAAACCACCTCCGGCAGCTTCGTGTTCGGCCTGGGCTACTCGCAGTCCTACGGCATGACCACCTCGGTGCAGCTGTCGCAGAACAACTTCCTCGGCGGCGGCAACCGCGTGTCGGTTGAAGCCTCGCGCAGCAGCTACCTGCAGCGCTACGGCTTCAGCTACACCAACCCGTACTTCACCGATGACGGCGTGTCGCTGGGCTACAACCTGTCCTGGCGCGAACTGGACTACTCCGACTTCAACACCGCCCAGTACAACAGCACTAATGGTTCGGCGCAGGTGGTGTTCGGCGTGCCGCTGACCGAGACCGATACCGTCTCGCTGATGTTCGGCATCGACAGCAACCAGATCACCACTTACCAGGGCTCGACCCCGCAGTCGATCATCGACTACATCAACGCGGTCGGCCGCCGTACCTTCCACGCGTGGCGCACCGAGCTGGGCTGGGCGCGCGACTCGCGCAACGATTACTTCATGCCGACCCGCGGTACCTACCAGCGCGTCGGCCTGGAAACCACGCTGCCGGGTTCGACCATCGAGTACTACAAGCTGAACTACCAGATCAGCAAGTACTGGCCGATCATGCCCTCGCTGGTGATCAACACCCGTGCTGAAGTGGGCTACGGTGACGCCTATGGCAAGGACTACAGCCGCACCCTGACCGAGCCGGATGGCACCACCCGAACCGTTACCGCCAGCGGCCTGCCGTTCTTCGAGAACTTCTACGCCGGTGGTACCAACTCGGTGCGCGGCTTCGAGGACAACACCCTGGGCCCGCGCGAAGTTACCCAGGGCTATCCGGAAGGCCAGCCGCTGGGTGGTTCGCTGAAGACCGTCGGCTCGGTCGAAGCCTACTTCCCGCGCCTGTTCGACAGCCCGTCGGCGCGCGTGTCGGCCTTCGTCGACTTCGGCAACGTCTACAACGGCACCGAGAACTTCAAGGCCAACGAGCTGCGCGTGTCCACCGGTGTGGCCCTGCTGTGGCGCGCCCCGGTCGGTCCGATCTCGATCAGCTACGCCTTCCCGCTGAAGAAGGAAGACGATGACAAGATCGAACGACTGCAGTTTACGTTTGGCGGGCAGTTCTGACGAACCGCCCTGCGGTTCATCAGAACTGCACGCGCATTCCTCCTATCCCCCGCGCCGTTGGCGCGCCCCCCTTAACAGAAGGGGGGCTCTCCACCAGACGGGGTGCGAAGCGCCGGGCATTGCCCGGCGTTTTCGTTTTACTTGCTCGGCGCCGCCGTTACTTCCCGCGCTCGCGTGAAATCATCTGGTGATGGCGCAGGGGGCTGACCAGGACCGTTGGCGCCATGGATGGCGCCATCAAGCCCCCAGGGATGGGTTTACGGCGTGTCCTGGGCAGCCCCCTGCGCCATCACCCCGGGGCATCAGGCAGGCGCCGCTTTTGACCCCGCATGACCGCAATGGCGTCACACGTTAAACTCCCGCCGTGAATACTCCCACCTACACCGCCCAGCAACTCGCCGAGCAGTTCGGCCTGCAGGTCCATGGCGACCCCGCCACCGCCATCCATGGCGTGGCCACCCTCGCCCATGCCGGACCTGGCCAGCTGACCTTCCTCGCCAACCCGCGCTACCGCGCCCAGCTGGCCGACAGCCAGGCCTCGCTGGTGGTGTTGCGCGCCGACGACGCCGACGCCGCCCCGGGCACCGCGCTGGTGGCCAAGGATCCCTACACCACCTTCGCCAAGATCGCCGCGCTGTTCGACATCGCACCGGCACGCCCGCCGGGCATCCACCCCAGCGCCGTCATCGATTCCAGCGCCCAGGTCGCCGCCAGCGCCCACATCGGTCCGTTCGTGTCCATCGGCGCGCGCAGCGTGGTGGGCGACAACTGCATCATCGGCGCCGGCAGCGTGATCGGCGAAGACTGCCGCCTGGACACCGGCTGTGAACTGATCGCCCGGGTCACCCTGGTCACCCGGGTCACGCTTGGCAAGCGCGTGCGCGTGCACCCTGGTGCGGTGCTGGGCGCCGATGGCTTCGGCCTGGCCATGGATGCCGGCAAGTGGATCAAGGTTCCGCAGCTGGGCGGTGTGCGCATCGGCGACGACTGCGAGATCGGCGCCAATACCTGCGTCGACCGTGGCGCCCTGGAAGACACCGTGCTGGACGAGGATGTGCGCCTGGACAACCTGGTGCAGATCGCCCACAACGTGCAGATCGGCGCGCACTCGGCCATCGCAGGCTGCACCGGCATCGCCGGCAGCGCCAAGATCGGCCGCTACTGCCTGCTCGGCGGCCACGTCGGCGTGGTCGGCCACCTTGAGATCTGCGACAAGGTCGTGATCACCGGCAAGTCGGTGGTCCGCAACTCCATCCATGAGCCGGGCGAGTACTCGTCCGGCACCCCGTTGACCGACAACCGCACGTGGCGCAAGAACGCCGCGCGCTTCAAGCAGCTGGACGCATTGGCTCGCCGCGTCCTGGCTGCTGGCAAGGAGAAAGAATGAACGACACGCTGCAGCTTCCGATCGACGTCAGCCAGATCCAGGAACTGCTTCCGCACCGCTACCCGTTCCTGCTGGTGGACCGGGTGCTCGAGCTCGACATCGAGGCCAAGCGCATCCTGGCGCAGAAGAACGTCAGCATCAACGAGCCGTTCTTCCAGGGCCACTTCCCGGGCCGCCCGATCATGCCCGGCGTGCTGATCATCGAAGCGCTGGCGCAGGCCGGTGGCGTGATGACCCAGCTCACGCTTGGCCGCGACTCGCAGTCCAAGCTGTTCTACATGGTCAAGGTGGAAAACGCCCGCTTCAACAAGCAGGTCGTCCCCGGTGACGTGCTGATGCTGGATGTGCAGATGAAGCGCCTGATCCGCAACATGGGCTGGTACTACGGCGAAGCCAAGGTCAACGGCGAAGTGGTCGCCTCGGCCGAGGTCATGTGCGCCGGCGCCAAGGGCTGATCCACGGGAGGCAGCAATGACTGACAACGCACCACGGATCCATCCCACCGCCGTCATCGATCCGGCCGCCCGGCTGGCCGACGACGTACAGGTGGGCGCCTTCACCCTGATCGGCGCCGATGTTGAAATCGGCGCCGGCACGGTGGTCGGCCCCCATTGCAGCATCCACGGTCCGACCCGGATCGGCCGCGACAACCGCTTCGTCGGCCACGCGGCCATCGGTGGCGAGCCGCAGGACAAGAAGTTCGGCGGCGAGCGTACCGAACTGGTGATCGGCGACCGCAACGTGTTCCGCGAGTTCGTCACCCTCAACCGTGGCACCGGCGGCGGCGGCGGCATCACCACCATCGGCAACGACAACTGGATGCTGGCGTACACGCACGTGGCGCACGACTGCCATGTGGGCAACTTCTGCGTGTTCTCCAACAACACCACGCTGGCCGGCCACGTGACCGTGGGCGACTACGTGATCATCAGTGGCTTTGCCGGCGCCCACCAGTTCTGCCGCATCGGCGCGCATGCCTTCCTCGGCATGGGTGCGCTGACCAATGGCGACGTGCCGCCGTTCACCATGGTCGGCACCGACTCGCTCGGCCGCCCGCGAGGCATCAACAGCGAAGGCCTGAAGCGCCGCGGCTTCGATGCCGAGCGCATTTCGGCAATCAAGCGCGCCTACCGCACGCTGTATGTGGCCGGGCTGCCGCTGGCC
Proteins encoded in this region:
- the rseP gene encoding RIP metalloprotease RseP, encoding MTDFIGSVWWMIVSLGLLVTFHEFGHYWVGRLCGVKVLRFSVGFGRPLWSRRDRHGTEFAIAAIPLGGYVKFLDEREVEVHPHERGQAFNHKTVWQRIAIVAAGPLANLLLCILLLWAMFVIGKQDYSPTIGRTSGIAATAGLVSGDRVLRVDDRQVVTLGEASMALTAAAMDRRDVKLEVLDAADQVRVRTLPLSQLPTGFDERRVPILAGLYWQSWLQPALVDSLTPDSVVSGLLQPGDLIVAIDGQRIDSVDQVIGEIQALGRAGGPGMIEVLRGGERLALEVTPRQGKDGKGNPVWQIGVGFPTSYSPAYDTLLRYGPLDAVTVAVRETGRLAADSLGMMGRIVTGKASLQNVSGPVTIARVANVSAKRGLDWFLQFLALLSLSLCIINLLPIPILDGGHLLYYLIELVKGSPLSERAIAAGQYIGLALLAGLMGLAFYNDILGLVPR
- the bamA gene encoding outer membrane protein assembly factor BamA, coding for MTRLPNRRLLALALAAVTGAPALAQAAEPFTVSDIRVDGLQRISSGTVFTYLPVERGETVTDSKVGETIRALYKTGFFEDVQLDRQGTILVVTVKERPAINKLTVTGNKDIKSDQLLKGLSDIGLTEGGTFDRLSLDRVTQELRRQYNDRGKYNVEITPTVSPLDRNRVDIAIAIKEGKAAKIRHVNLVGTEKYESKDILETWESKEHNWASWYRRDDQYSKEKLSGDLEKLNSWYLDRGYVDFSIDSTQVSISPDKRDMFLTAGVTEGAQYKISEIKVSGDTILPQEDVERMVIQKSGDTFSRALLEFSSDTITNSLSNIGYAFAKVNPIPTTNRAEQTVAINMQVVPGPRVSVRRILFRGNTRTSDEVMRREMRQFENSWYSQAAIDRSKIRLQRLGYFESVEVETPAVSGSNDQVDVVYNVKETTSGSFVFGLGYSQSYGMTTSVQLSQNNFLGGGNRVSVEASRSSYLQRYGFSYTNPYFTDDGVSLGYNLSWRELDYSDFNTAQYNSTNGSAQVVFGVPLTETDTVSLMFGIDSNQITTYQGSTPQSIIDYINAVGRRTFHAWRTELGWARDSRNDYFMPTRGTYQRVGLETTLPGSTIEYYKLNYQISKYWPIMPSLVINTRAEVGYGDAYGKDYSRTLTEPDGTTRTVTASGLPFFENFYAGGTNSVRGFEDNTLGPREVTQGYPEGQPLGGSLKTVGSVEAYFPRLFDSPSARVSAFVDFGNVYNGTENFKANELRVSTGVALLWRAPVGPISISYAFPLKKEDDDKIERLQFTFGGQF
- the lpxD gene encoding UDP-3-O-(3-hydroxymyristoyl)glucosamine N-acyltransferase; amino-acid sequence: MNTPTYTAQQLAEQFGLQVHGDPATAIHGVATLAHAGPGQLTFLANPRYRAQLADSQASLVVLRADDADAAPGTALVAKDPYTTFAKIAALFDIAPARPPGIHPSAVIDSSAQVAASAHIGPFVSIGARSVVGDNCIIGAGSVIGEDCRLDTGCELIARVTLVTRVTLGKRVRVHPGAVLGADGFGLAMDAGKWIKVPQLGGVRIGDDCEIGANTCVDRGALEDTVLDEDVRLDNLVQIAHNVQIGAHSAIAGCTGIAGSAKIGRYCLLGGHVGVVGHLEICDKVVITGKSVVRNSIHEPGEYSSGTPLTDNRTWRKNAARFKQLDALARRVLAAGKEKE
- the fabZ gene encoding 3-hydroxyacyl-ACP dehydratase FabZ; protein product: MNDTLQLPIDVSQIQELLPHRYPFLLVDRVLELDIEAKRILAQKNVSINEPFFQGHFPGRPIMPGVLIIEALAQAGGVMTQLTLGRDSQSKLFYMVKVENARFNKQVVPGDVLMLDVQMKRLIRNMGWYYGEAKVNGEVVASAEVMCAGAKG
- the lpxA gene encoding acyl-ACP--UDP-N-acetylglucosamine O-acyltransferase translates to MTDNAPRIHPTAVIDPAARLADDVQVGAFTLIGADVEIGAGTVVGPHCSIHGPTRIGRDNRFVGHAAIGGEPQDKKFGGERTELVIGDRNVFREFVTLNRGTGGGGGITTIGNDNWMLAYTHVAHDCHVGNFCVFSNNTTLAGHVTVGDYVIISGFAGAHQFCRIGAHAFLGMGALTNGDVPPFTMVGTDSLGRPRGINSEGLKRRGFDAERISAIKRAYRTLYVAGLPLAEAKVQLTEQARDSDDVKAMLDFIEHAERPLLR